One window of Meiothermus sp. CFH 77666 genomic DNA carries:
- the ppsA gene encoding phosphoenolpyruvate synthase — protein sequence MSYIRWFETLGMKDLEVVGGKNASIGEMISNLSQAGVRVPGGFATTAAAFREFLQHNHLVERINTALGQLDTNDVDELARVGAEIRSWVEGAELPKALEVAIVDAYIRLESASKGGLSVAVRSSATAEDLPEASFAGQQETFLNVKGIESVLLHIKKVFASLYNDRAIAYRVHHGFAHEEVALSAGVQRMVRSDLGASGVAFTLDTESGFRDAIFITSSYGLGELLVQGAVNPDEFYVYKKGLAEGRNTILQRTLGSKLQKMIYAGEGQGVQAIETTAAERASFSITDADVLELAKQALLIEQHYGRPMDIEWAKDGLDGQIYILQARPETVQSRVNRVIERFEMKERGTVLVTGRAVGQRIGAGPVRVIQHPREMNRVQEGDVLVADMTDPDWEPVMKKAAAIVTNRGGRTCHAAIVARELGIPAVVGAAGATEVLQDGQTVTVSCAEGDVGRVYTGSPRFEVQRIELDKMPPIPTKIMMNVASPERAFSFANLPNAGVGLARLEFIINNTIGIHPKALLEFDRLPENLKTEIARRTAGYESPVAFYREKLAEGISMIAAAFAPNPVIVRLSDFKSNEYAHLLGGTRYEPKEENPMIGFRGASRYRSPEFAEAFALECQAIREVREAKGLQNVWVMVPFVRTVKEAQAVLEILENNGLERGKDGLKIVMMCEVPSNAILAEQFLELFDGFSIGSNDLTQLTLALDRDSGLVADLFNEQDEAVKFLLSRAIQTAKRMDKYIGICGQGPSDHPELALWLVQQGIESISLNPDSVLETWLFLAEETQTLAGG from the coding sequence ATGAGCTATATTCGCTGGTTCGAGACGCTGGGCATGAAAGACCTGGAAGTTGTAGGGGGCAAGAACGCCTCCATCGGCGAGATGATCAGCAACCTCTCCCAGGCTGGGGTGCGGGTTCCGGGGGGGTTTGCCACCACGGCAGCGGCCTTCCGCGAGTTCTTGCAGCATAACCACCTGGTCGAACGCATCAACACCGCCCTAGGCCAGCTAGACACCAACGATGTGGACGAGCTGGCCCGCGTAGGGGCTGAAATTCGAAGCTGGGTCGAGGGCGCCGAGCTACCCAAGGCGCTAGAGGTAGCCATTGTAGATGCCTACATTCGCCTCGAGTCCGCCTCTAAGGGCGGGCTTTCTGTTGCGGTGCGCTCGAGCGCCACCGCCGAAGACCTGCCCGAGGCCAGCTTTGCGGGGCAACAAGAAACCTTCCTGAACGTTAAGGGCATCGAAAGTGTGCTTTTGCACATCAAAAAGGTCTTTGCCTCGCTCTACAACGACCGGGCCATTGCCTACCGCGTCCACCACGGGTTTGCCCACGAGGAGGTGGCCCTCTCGGCAGGGGTTCAGCGCATGGTGCGGAGCGACCTGGGGGCCAGTGGGGTGGCCTTCACCCTGGATACCGAATCGGGCTTCCGCGATGCGATCTTCATCACCTCGAGCTATGGGCTGGGCGAGCTGCTGGTGCAGGGCGCGGTAAACCCGGACGAGTTTTACGTTTACAAAAAAGGGCTGGCCGAGGGGCGCAACACCATTCTGCAGCGCACCCTGGGCAGCAAACTCCAGAAAATGATCTACGCCGGCGAGGGTCAGGGCGTTCAGGCCATCGAGACCACGGCTGCCGAACGCGCTAGCTTTTCCATTACCGATGCGGATGTGCTCGAGCTGGCCAAACAAGCCCTACTGATTGAACAGCACTACGGCAGACCCATGGACATCGAGTGGGCTAAAGACGGACTGGATGGGCAAATTTACATTTTGCAGGCCCGCCCCGAGACCGTGCAGAGCCGGGTGAACCGGGTTATTGAACGTTTTGAGATGAAGGAACGGGGTACGGTTCTGGTCACAGGCCGGGCGGTTGGTCAGCGGATTGGGGCCGGCCCGGTGCGGGTCATTCAGCACCCCCGCGAGATGAACCGGGTGCAGGAGGGCGATGTGCTGGTCGCCGACATGACCGACCCCGACTGGGAGCCGGTGATGAAAAAGGCCGCAGCCATCGTGACCAACCGGGGCGGGCGCACCTGCCACGCGGCCATTGTGGCCCGGGAGCTGGGCATTCCGGCGGTGGTGGGAGCCGCCGGGGCTACCGAGGTACTCCAGGATGGGCAGACCGTCACGGTCTCCTGCGCCGAGGGGGACGTGGGCCGGGTTTACACGGGCAGCCCGCGCTTTGAAGTGCAGCGCATCGAGCTCGACAAGATGCCCCCCATCCCCACCAAAATCATGATGAACGTGGCCTCGCCCGAGCGGGCTTTCAGCTTTGCCAACCTGCCCAACGCGGGGGTGGGGCTGGCCCGGCTCGAGTTCATCATCAACAACACCATCGGCATCCACCCCAAAGCGCTTTTGGAGTTCGACCGGCTTCCGGAGAACCTGAAAACGGAGATTGCCCGCCGAACCGCAGGTTACGAAAGCCCGGTGGCCTTCTACCGCGAAAAGCTCGCCGAGGGAATCAGCATGATTGCGGCGGCCTTTGCGCCTAACCCGGTGATCGTGCGGCTCTCGGACTTCAAGTCCAACGAGTACGCCCACCTGCTGGGCGGCACCCGCTACGAGCCCAAAGAGGAAAACCCCATGATCGGCTTCCGGGGAGCTTCGCGCTACCGCTCGCCCGAGTTCGCCGAGGCCTTTGCCCTGGAGTGCCAGGCCATCCGCGAGGTGCGTGAGGCCAAGGGCCTCCAGAACGTGTGGGTCATGGTGCCTTTCGTGCGCACCGTCAAGGAGGCCCAGGCCGTGCTGGAAATCCTCGAGAATAACGGCCTCGAGCGGGGCAAGGACGGGCTCAAAATTGTCATGATGTGTGAAGTGCCGTCGAACGCCATTCTGGCCGAGCAGTTCCTGGAGCTCTTCGACGGCTTCTCGATTGGCTCCAACGACCTCACCCAGCTTACCCTGGCCCTGGACCGCGACTCGGGGCTGGTGGCCGACCTCTTCAACGAGCAGGACGAGGCCGTCAAGTTTCTGCTCTCGCGAGCCATCCAGACTGCCAAGCGCATGGACAAGTACATCGGCATCTGCGGGCAGGGCCCCTCCGACCACCCGGAGCTGGCCCTCTGGCTGGTGCAACAGGGTATCGAGAGCATCTCACTCAACCCCGACAGCGTGCTCGAGACCTGGCTTTTCCTGGCCGAAGAGACCCAGACCCTGGCCGGGGGCTAG
- a CDS encoding DeoR/GlpR family DNA-binding transcription regulator — MKAEQRRSQIITLLEQKGSVLVDDLVERFGVSHVTIRKDLTELEARGLLHRTHGGATYTHKSLFNPSFREKVNLQQAEKQAIVQAALAYIEEADTLILDSGSTTLLLARLLKRHFRSLYIITNSIPIASELADTQWEILLTGGQLRHHSMALIGPAAVRILEAYHADKAFMCATGVSIGKGYTTPNPYEAQTKQAMLKAADTAIALVDSSKLGRATLASFAALSEVGLLITDTGAPPEFMAELERHGHACYRALPEGPSGVARAG, encoded by the coding sequence ATGAAGGCTGAGCAGCGCCGCAGTCAGATCATCACCCTGCTGGAGCAAAAAGGCTCGGTGCTGGTAGACGACCTGGTCGAGCGGTTTGGGGTGAGCCACGTGACCATCCGCAAAGACTTGACCGAGCTCGAGGCCCGCGGCCTGCTGCACCGCACCCACGGTGGGGCTACATACACCCATAAAAGCCTGTTTAACCCCTCCTTCCGCGAGAAGGTCAACCTCCAGCAGGCCGAGAAGCAGGCCATCGTGCAGGCGGCTCTGGCGTACATCGAGGAGGCCGACACCCTGATTTTGGATTCCGGCAGCACCACCCTGCTGCTGGCTCGGCTGCTGAAGCGACACTTTCGCTCGCTTTACATCATCACCAACTCTATTCCCATCGCCAGCGAGCTGGCCGACACCCAGTGGGAAATTCTGCTCACCGGCGGGCAGTTGCGTCACCACAGCATGGCCCTCATAGGCCCGGCGGCAGTTCGGATCCTCGAGGCCTACCACGCGGACAAGGCCTTCATGTGCGCTACCGGGGTCTCCATCGGCAAGGGCTACACCACCCCCAACCCCTACGAGGCCCAGACCAAACAGGCCATGCTCAAAGCTGCCGATACCGCCATCGCCCTGGTAGACAGCAGCAAGCTGGGCCGGGCCACCCTGGCAAGCTTTGCAGCCCTGTCGGAGGTAGGCCTGCTCATCACCGACACCGGGGCTCCCCCGGAGTTCATGGCCGAACTCGAGCGCCACGGCCACGCCTGCTACAGGGCCCTGCCGGAAGGGCCTTCCGGCGTAGCCCGAGCGGGCTAG
- the iolB gene encoding 5-deoxy-glucuronate isomerase, which yields MNHYKPQSGQVLVEVGPHPDWKYLFFRALALGVGEQEAGHTEGQEVALVPLSGRIQVEAGGQVFEMGRKDVFSELPSVLYLPPGTAYRLTAQSQAELALGGAPAEGRYPMRLFRPEEMKVEMRGGANALRQVNHILGSHLPAERLILYEVYTPSGFWSGWPPHRHDGRMGSLYIEETYYYKIKPSNGFAIHRNYSPEDGLDELLLAQDGDLILAPRGYHPVAAAPGSNVYYLNYMAGEACFEARATPPVDDPAWAWMRQDWAGQPLAIPFGKLSSR from the coding sequence ATGAACCACTATAAACCCCAATCTGGGCAGGTTTTGGTGGAAGTGGGGCCGCACCCGGACTGGAAATATCTCTTTTTTCGGGCGTTGGCCCTGGGGGTGGGCGAACAGGAAGCTGGCCACACCGAAGGACAGGAGGTGGCCCTGGTACCGCTCTCGGGCCGGATACAGGTGGAGGCTGGGGGGCAGGTATTCGAGATGGGCCGCAAAGATGTGTTCAGCGAGCTGCCCAGCGTGCTTTACCTGCCGCCCGGTACGGCTTACCGACTGACCGCCCAGAGCCAGGCCGAACTGGCCCTGGGAGGAGCCCCTGCGGAGGGACGCTACCCAATGCGCCTGTTTCGCCCTGAGGAAATGAAGGTAGAAATGCGTGGCGGGGCCAACGCCCTGCGCCAGGTGAACCACATCCTGGGATCCCACCTGCCCGCCGAGCGACTGATTCTGTATGAGGTCTACACGCCTTCGGGGTTCTGGTCGGGCTGGCCGCCCCACCGGCACGACGGGCGCATGGGCTCGCTCTACATCGAAGAGACCTACTACTACAAAATCAAGCCCTCTAACGGCTTCGCTATCCACCGCAACTACAGCCCCGAGGACGGCCTGGACGAGCTTTTACTGGCCCAGGACGGTGACTTGATCCTGGCCCCCAGAGGCTACCACCCTGTAGCGGCGGCCCCCGGCTCCAACGTCTACTACCTTAACTACATGGCCGGAGAAGCCTGCTTCGAGGCCCGCGCTACCCCCCCGGTAGATGACCCTGCCTGGGCCTGGATGCGCCAGGACTGGGCGGGCCAGCCCTTGGCAATACCTTTTGGTAAGCTAAGTAGCCGATGA
- the iolG gene encoding inositol 2-dehydrogenase gives MNKSFGVALLGAGRMGMEHARTLMALPEARVLAVADPNLEAAEVARALLRAEKVYAEPLEAIQHPGVEAVVIVTPTDTHARCIEAAALVGKAIFCEKPVAKDLAETRRVMQLVEERGVPFQIGFQRRYDPPYLEARRRIEAGEIGPVEQFISVMRDPAPAPLDYLKTSGGIFVDQSIHDIDCARYLVGEVEAVHAWGAVRVDPRIGEIGDVDTTNLSLRFTNGALGVIQNSRRAVYGYDVRTEVFGAEGKLVMDATPKTPLWRYQAGVQADHYHFFMDRFKEAYRLELTAFFQALAEGRSPSPGPKDALESLRIALAASRSLKENRIVLLQEVV, from the coding sequence GTGAACAAATCGTTTGGTGTGGCCCTGCTGGGCGCTGGTCGGATGGGCATGGAACACGCCCGTACCCTGATGGCCCTGCCCGAGGCCCGGGTGCTGGCGGTAGCTGATCCCAATCTGGAAGCAGCGGAGGTGGCTCGCGCGCTGCTGAGGGCCGAGAAAGTCTACGCGGAACCTCTGGAAGCCATCCAGCACCCGGGCGTGGAGGCGGTGGTGATCGTCACTCCGACCGACACTCACGCCCGCTGCATCGAAGCGGCGGCCCTGGTGGGCAAGGCCATCTTCTGCGAGAAGCCGGTGGCCAAAGACCTGGCCGAGACCCGACGGGTTATGCAACTGGTAGAGGAAAGGGGCGTGCCCTTCCAGATTGGCTTCCAGCGTCGCTACGACCCCCCCTACCTGGAGGCCAGGCGCCGCATTGAGGCGGGCGAGATTGGGCCGGTGGAGCAGTTTATCTCGGTCATGCGCGACCCGGCCCCGGCTCCACTGGACTACCTCAAAACCTCCGGTGGCATCTTCGTAGACCAGTCCATTCACGACATTGATTGCGCCCGCTACCTGGTGGGCGAAGTAGAAGCCGTGCATGCCTGGGGGGCCGTGCGGGTAGACCCCCGGATTGGCGAAATTGGCGACGTGGACACCACCAACCTCTCCCTGCGCTTTACCAACGGGGCTTTGGGGGTCATCCAGAACTCCAGACGGGCGGTCTACGGCTACGACGTGCGTACGGAGGTGTTTGGTGCTGAGGGTAAGCTGGTGATGGACGCCACTCCCAAAACCCCCCTGTGGCGCTACCAGGCGGGTGTGCAGGCCGACCACTACCACTTCTTTATGGATCGCTTCAAAGAAGCCTACCGCCTCGAGCTCACCGCTTTTTTCCAGGCCCTTGCTGAAGGGCGCTCTCCTAGCCCAGGGCCCAAGGATGCCCTCGAGTCGCTCCGCATTGCGCTGGCGGCCTCCCGAAGCCTCAAAGAAAACCGCATTGTACTGCTTCAGGAGGTGGTATGA
- the iolC gene encoding 5-dehydro-2-deoxygluconokinase, which produces MKSDFDLITMGRCSIDLYSLDLGMAFPDIQRFGAYIGGSPLNIAVGARRLGLRTALLTAVGPDKVGEFVVERLRREGVETRFIPIKQGTRTPAVLLGIEPPGRFPITFYRENAADIQLTIDDVVALPLSEARAVQLSGAALAKEPSRSATFYAAEQARALGLTVFLDLDFRADAWHDPRAYGLMVRALLPLVDIAIGTEEEVNAAMLRRQEDLTIRHSQITAPEIRGDLQASIRALLERGVRALVVKRGAKGSEVHLPSGEVIPVPGFPVEAVSILGAGDAFAAGFIYGYLQAWDWYRCARIGNACGAIVVTRIGCADFTPYLDEVMRFIEDRGGF; this is translated from the coding sequence GTGAAATCAGATTTTGACCTTATCACCATGGGCCGCTGCTCCATTGACCTGTATTCCCTCGACCTGGGAATGGCCTTCCCCGACATCCAGCGTTTTGGCGCATACATCGGCGGTAGCCCGCTGAACATTGCGGTGGGAGCGCGCCGGTTAGGCCTGCGTACGGCCTTGCTGACAGCTGTGGGCCCCGATAAGGTGGGGGAGTTTGTGGTGGAGCGGCTGCGGCGAGAAGGGGTGGAGACCCGCTTTATCCCGATCAAGCAAGGCACCCGTACCCCGGCGGTGCTGCTGGGCATCGAGCCCCCAGGCCGCTTCCCCATCACCTTCTACCGCGAGAATGCCGCCGACATACAGCTCACCATTGACGATGTGGTGGCTCTGCCGCTCTCCGAGGCTCGTGCGGTGCAGCTCTCGGGCGCAGCGCTAGCCAAGGAGCCGAGCCGCAGTGCCACTTTTTACGCTGCCGAACAGGCTAGAGCCCTGGGCCTGACGGTTTTTCTGGACCTAGACTTTCGCGCTGATGCCTGGCACGACCCCCGAGCCTACGGCCTGATGGTGCGGGCTTTGCTGCCCCTGGTGGACATTGCCATCGGCACCGAGGAGGAGGTCAACGCGGCCATGCTGCGCCGCCAGGAAGATCTCACCATCCGCCACTCGCAGATTACTGCGCCAGAAATCCGGGGCGATTTGCAGGCCAGCATCCGGGCCTTGCTCGAGCGAGGTGTTAGGGCGCTCGTAGTGAAACGGGGGGCTAAGGGTTCGGAGGTTCACCTGCCCTCGGGAGAAGTCATTCCGGTTCCCGGCTTTCCGGTGGAGGCGGTGAGCATCCTGGGAGCCGGCGACGCCTTTGCTGCCGGGTTCATCTACGGGTATCTGCAGGCCTGGGACTGGTACAGATGCGCGCGCATAGGCAACGCTTGCGGGGCCATTGTGGTGACCCGTATCGGTTGCGCTGACTTCACACCCTACCTCGACGAGGTGATGCGGTTTATTGAGGACAGGGGGGGGTTCTAG
- a CDS encoding TIM barrel protein codes for MMAIRFGNAPCSWGTIEGWGQGIGYSQMLDELKATGYDGTELGDWGYMPTDPERLRFELTSRGLTMLGAYEGVYLLEPALHAAGEQRVLRTARLLKSVADVGDGWQPFVVLADEHSRDRVRFENAGRVRPEMSPSAQQWKVFASGAERIARAVHDETGLRTVFHHHCAGYVEAPWEIEAFLEHTDGTIIGLVFDTGHYLYGTGANEPSEVLEGLERFRERIWYVHYKDCHPGIAAEAREKGWNYKEAVGKGVFCELGKGQIDFGAVTRKLTSLGYDGWITVEQDVLPGMGEPKESARRNREYLQAVTSF; via the coding sequence ATGATGGCAATCCGTTTTGGCAACGCACCGTGCAGTTGGGGCACCATCGAGGGGTGGGGGCAGGGCATCGGCTATAGCCAGATGCTCGACGAACTCAAGGCCACCGGCTATGACGGGACCGAGCTGGGCGACTGGGGCTACATGCCCACCGACCCCGAGCGGTTGCGGTTCGAGCTCACCTCGCGCGGCCTGACCATGCTGGGGGCCTACGAGGGGGTCTACCTGCTCGAGCCCGCCCTTCATGCCGCAGGCGAGCAGCGGGTGCTGCGCACGGCCCGCCTGTTGAAGAGCGTGGCAGACGTGGGCGACGGCTGGCAGCCCTTCGTGGTGCTGGCCGACGAGCACAGCCGCGACAGGGTGCGCTTCGAGAACGCCGGGCGCGTCCGGCCCGAGATGAGCCCCAGCGCCCAGCAGTGGAAGGTCTTCGCCTCGGGGGCGGAGCGCATCGCCAGGGCCGTCCACGACGAGACCGGCCTGCGCACGGTGTTCCACCACCACTGCGCGGGGTACGTCGAGGCCCCCTGGGAGATCGAAGCCTTCCTCGAGCACACCGACGGCACAATCATTGGGCTGGTGTTCGACACGGGCCACTACCTCTACGGGACAGGCGCCAACGAGCCCTCTGAAGTGCTGGAGGGCCTCGAGCGCTTCCGTGAACGAATCTGGTACGTCCACTACAAGGACTGCCACCCCGGTATCGCCGCCGAGGCCCGCGAGAAGGGCTGGAACTACAAGGAGGCCGTCGGCAAGGGCGTGTTCTGCGAGCTGGGCAAGGGCCAGATCGACTTTGGCGCGGTGACCAGAAAGCTGACGTCGCTAGGCTACGATGGCTGGATTACGGTGGAGCAGGACGTGCTGCCCGGCATGGGCGAACCCAAGGAGAGCGCCAGGCGCAACCGGGAATATCTGCAGGCGGTCACCAGTTTTTAG
- the iolD gene encoding 3D-(3,5/4)-trihydroxycyclohexane-1,2-dione acylhydrolase (decyclizing), with translation MSTQRLTVAQALVKFLAAQHSERDGRRMRLIAGVWAIFGHGNVSGLGQALEEYGDEVGLPTYRPQNEQAMVHTAAAYAKHTSRMSTFACTASVGPGSLNMITAAAGATINRLPVLLLPSDYFANRLPDPVLQQLEHPLEHDVSVNDAFRPVSRFFTRITRPSQLLSTLPEAMRVLTDPAETGAVTICLPEDVQTEAYDWPEGFFAPRVWRIRRPAPEPEVVGQVAELIKEAKRPLIVTGGGTLYSEAHAQLAAFAQTYGIPVAESQGGKGALPWDHPMCVGAVGSNGGTAANRLAKEADLVLAIGTRLGDFVTASKTAFQNPQVKFVGVNVLPFDAAKLNGLSLVADARRALEALDQALKGFVGTAPSYREEVARLKKEWDELVQGYRTPKPEKKEMAQAEVIGLTNETFGGKVTVICAAGSLPGDLLKLWRCEDPKAYHLEYGFSCMGYEIPAGLGVAMAEPGREVVVFVGDGTYLMMNSEIVTAVAEGLGFTVMLIDNKAFGSIRGLQMSLGSPSFNNELRRRDDRTGRTDGAPLEVDFAAHARAMGASVWSPKNYRELEEALKQARKARGVRVIVVPVSIDDRVPAFESWWDVPVAEVSGQPEVRKAREEYEAYLKKQRRYF, from the coding sequence TTGAGCACCCAACGACTGACCGTGGCCCAGGCCCTCGTAAAGTTCCTGGCCGCCCAGCACTCCGAGCGCGATGGCAGGCGGATGCGCCTGATCGCGGGGGTGTGGGCCATATTCGGCCACGGCAACGTATCCGGCCTGGGGCAAGCCCTGGAAGAGTACGGCGACGAGGTGGGTCTGCCCACCTACCGCCCGCAGAACGAGCAGGCCATGGTGCATACGGCAGCGGCCTACGCCAAGCACACGAGCCGCATGAGCACCTTCGCCTGCACGGCTTCGGTGGGCCCCGGCTCACTCAACATGATCACCGCCGCGGCGGGCGCGACCATCAACCGCCTGCCGGTGCTGCTCTTGCCCTCGGACTACTTCGCCAACCGCCTGCCAGACCCCGTCCTGCAACAGCTCGAGCACCCCCTCGAGCACGACGTGAGCGTCAACGACGCCTTCCGCCCGGTGAGCCGTTTCTTCACCCGTATCACCCGGCCCTCTCAGCTCCTCAGCACGCTGCCCGAGGCCATGCGCGTGCTCACCGACCCCGCCGAGACCGGAGCGGTCACCATCTGTCTGCCGGAGGACGTGCAGACCGAAGCTTACGACTGGCCCGAGGGCTTCTTCGCCCCCAGGGTGTGGCGCATCCGCCGCCCCGCGCCCGAGCCGGAAGTGGTGGGGCAGGTGGCCGAGCTCATCAAGGAGGCCAAGCGCCCGCTGATCGTGACCGGGGGCGGCACGCTCTACTCCGAAGCCCACGCCCAGCTCGCCGCTTTCGCCCAGACCTATGGCATTCCGGTGGCCGAGTCGCAGGGGGGCAAGGGGGCCTTGCCCTGGGATCACCCCATGTGCGTGGGCGCGGTGGGTTCGAACGGGGGAACCGCCGCCAACCGGTTGGCCAAAGAGGCCGATCTGGTCCTCGCCATCGGCACCCGGCTGGGCGACTTCGTCACCGCCTCCAAGACCGCCTTTCAGAACCCGCAGGTGAAGTTTGTCGGGGTGAACGTGCTCCCCTTCGACGCGGCCAAGCTGAATGGCCTGTCGCTGGTGGCCGATGCCCGGCGGGCCCTGGAAGCGCTCGACCAGGCCCTGAAGGGCTTCGTGGGCACTGCGCCCTCCTACCGCGAAGAGGTTGCCCGGCTCAAGAAGGAGTGGGACGAGTTGGTCCAGGGCTACCGCACGCCCAAGCCCGAGAAAAAGGAGATGGCTCAGGCTGAGGTCATCGGCCTGACCAACGAAACCTTCGGCGGCAAGGTCACCGTGATCTGCGCGGCGGGGAGCCTGCCGGGCGATTTGCTCAAGCTCTGGCGCTGCGAAGACCCCAAGGCCTATCACCTCGAGTACGGCTTCTCCTGCATGGGCTACGAGATTCCCGCCGGGCTGGGGGTGGCGATGGCCGAGCCGGGGCGCGAGGTGGTGGTCTTCGTGGGGGACGGCACCTACTTGATGATGAACTCGGAGATCGTCACGGCAGTGGCTGAGGGGTTGGGCTTCACGGTGATGCTGATCGACAACAAGGCCTTCGGTTCGATTCGTGGCCTGCAGATGTCGCTGGGCTCGCCTTCGTTCAACAACGAGCTGCGACGGCGCGACGATAGGACGGGCCGCACCGACGGGGCACCGCTCGAGGTGGACTTCGCCGCCCACGCCAGGGCTATGGGGGCCAGCGTGTGGAGCCCCAAAAACTACCGCGAGCTGGAAGAAGCCCTCAAACAGGCCCGCAAAGCCAGGGGCGTGAGGGTGATTGTGGTTCCGGTGAGCATAGACGACCGCGTTCCGGCCTTTGAGAGCTGGTGGGACGTGCCGGTGGCCGAGGTATCGGGCCAGCCGGAGGTCAGGAAGGCCCGCGAGGAGTACGAAGCCTACCTGAAGAAGCAGCGGCGCTATTTCTGA
- a CDS encoding Gfo/Idh/MocA family oxidoreductase — protein sequence MKTLNMAMIGAGRMGLAHARVLSGLAECRVVRVVDTLAQNAERVAVELGAKASTHLEDAFQPDVDAVIITTPTPTHAEVVEAAARAGKAIFVEKPIAESLEAGRRVVAAVERTGVPCQVGFQRRYDPAYVRAKEMIERGELGRLEGIRLVGRDPYLPKLDFLKTSGGLLVDMGIHDLDSARFLVGEVAEVYAVGGALAEPELKQYGLFDTAVATLRFESGAVGTLEVALRTAYGYDIRCEVLGEKGRIHIERDRRPDLTFYDERGGNFDRPRNFEQRFPEAYAAEMVAFARNLHAGKPLEPGVRDAWYSLRLAKAAQHALETGQVVGVKEFGGEL from the coding sequence ATGAAGACCCTCAACATGGCCATGATCGGCGCGGGCCGGATGGGCCTGGCCCACGCCCGGGTGCTCTCGGGGCTGGCCGAGTGCCGGGTGGTGCGGGTGGTGGATACCCTAGCCCAGAACGCCGAGCGGGTAGCGGTGGAGCTGGGGGCCAAGGCTTCCACGCACCTCGAGGACGCCTTCCAGCCCGACGTAGACGCAGTTATCATCACCACTCCCACCCCCACCCATGCCGAGGTGGTGGAGGCAGCCGCGAGGGCGGGCAAGGCCATCTTCGTAGAAAAGCCCATCGCCGAGAGCCTGGAAGCCGGTCGGCGGGTGGTGGCGGCGGTGGAGCGAACCGGCGTGCCCTGTCAGGTGGGCTTCCAGCGCCGCTACGACCCGGCCTATGTGCGGGCCAAGGAGATGATCGAGCGGGGGGAATTGGGGAGGCTCGAGGGCATCCGGCTGGTGGGGCGCGACCCCTACCTTCCCAAGCTCGACTTCCTCAAGACCAGCGGTGGCCTGCTGGTGGACATGGGCATTCACGACCTGGACAGTGCCCGCTTCCTGGTGGGCGAGGTGGCCGAGGTCTACGCCGTCGGGGGCGCGCTGGCCGAGCCAGAGCTGAAGCAATACGGCCTGTTCGACACCGCCGTGGCCACCTTACGTTTCGAAAGCGGCGCGGTGGGGACGCTGGAGGTGGCCTTGCGCACTGCCTACGGTTATGACATCCGCTGCGAGGTGCTGGGGGAAAAGGGCCGCATCCACATCGAGCGCGACCGCCGCCCCGACCTGACGTTCTATGACGAGCGCGGAGGGAACTTCGACCGCCCCCGCAACTTCGAGCAACGCTTCCCCGAAGCCTACGCGGCTGAAATGGTGGCCTTCGCCCGCAACCTGCACGCGGGTAAGCCCCTGGAGCCTGGCGTGCGTGACGCCTGGTACTCGCTGCGGCTGGCCAAGGCGGCCCAGCACGCCCTCGAGACAGGGCAGGTGGTAGGGGTGAAAGAGTTTGGGGGGGAGTTGTGA
- a CDS encoding ATP-binding cassette domain-containing protein → MTPLIELRKVSKYFGPVISLKDIDMRVYAGEVHCLLGDNGAGKSTLIKALSGVHQPSEGQIYMEGQPVVFNSPRDALDKGIATVYQDLAMLPLMSISRNFFLGREPKKKVGPFTLYDAAFAAQVAREEMKKIGIDIRDPDQPVGTLSGGERQSVAIARAVYFGAKVLILDEPTSALGVKESAVVLKYIVQAKLRGLGVIFITHNVHHAWAVGDTFTVLNRGRSYGTFKKEETTREQLLQMMAGGEELEALAVELDLIAKKDPTTAAQIEHKAAEELHKPN, encoded by the coding sequence ATGACGCCACTGATCGAGCTGCGCAAGGTGAGCAAGTACTTCGGGCCGGTGATCTCGCTCAAGGACATCGACATGCGGGTGTACGCGGGCGAAGTCCACTGCCTGCTGGGCGACAACGGCGCGGGCAAGAGCACCCTGATCAAGGCCCTTTCGGGGGTGCACCAACCCTCGGAAGGCCAGATCTACATGGAGGGGCAGCCCGTGGTCTTCAACTCGCCTCGAGACGCCCTGGACAAAGGCATCGCCACGGTCTACCAGGACCTGGCCATGCTGCCGCTGATGAGCATCAGCCGCAACTTTTTCCTCGGGCGCGAGCCCAAAAAAAAGGTAGGCCCCTTCACCCTCTACGACGCCGCCTTTGCTGCTCAGGTGGCCCGCGAGGAGATGAAAAAAATCGGTATTGACATTCGCGACCCCGACCAGCCGGTGGGCACCCTGTCGGGGGGTGAGCGGCAGTCGGTGGCCATCGCCAGGGCGGTCTACTTCGGGGCCAAGGTGCTCATCCTTGACGAGCCTACCTCAGCCCTTGGGGTCAAGGAGTCGGCGGTGGTGCTCAAATACATCGTGCAGGCCAAGTTGCGCGGTTTGGGGGTGATCTTCATCACCCACAACGTCCATCACGCCTGGGCGGTGGGCGACACCTTTACGGTGCTGAACCGGGGCAGGAGCTACGGCACCTTCAAGAAGGAGGAAACCACCCGTGAGCAACTCTTGCAGATGATGGCCGGGGGGGAGGAACTCGAGGCGCTGGCGGTGGAACTCGACCTCATTGCCAAGAAAGACCCCACCACTGCCGCCCAGATCGAGCACAAGGCGGCGGAGGAACTGCATAAGCCGAATTGA